CAGGTCAGTGCGCGATGAAACGTCGCAGAAACGCACGGACACCGCGTGTTCACTCTGGGCGACCTCACGCGTAACACGAGGCGCCGAATGTATGCAGCTATGTGGACAACAGTGGATGCGACGCCCGCGCGGGCCTCCCGCAGCGATGCGGTGTACGCCGCGCTGCGCGACGAGCTGATGAGCGGCCGGGTGTCTCCCTGGGAGCGGCTCGGCGAGGAGCGGCTGGCCGAGCGGTACGCCGTGTCGCGGACCCCGGTGCGCGAGGCGCTGGCCCGGCTCCTCGCGGACGGCCTGGTGGAGAAGCGGTCCGGGGGGCTGTACCTCTACACGCCGACCTTCGAGGACCTCGCGGCGCTGTACGAGCTGCGGGTGCTGCTCGAGGTGCAGGGCATCCGCCGCGTGGTGGACGACCCGACCCTCACGCACGACCGCGCGCTCCTCGAGCCCGAGCTGGAGGCGTGGCACGGGCTGCGGGACGAGCGGCCAGCGCCGACCCCCGACTTCGTGACCGTCGACGAGCGCTTCCACACCGTGCTGCTCGCGTCCTCCGGCAACCGCGCGTTGTCGGGAGCGCTCACCCAGGTGAACCAGAAGATCCGGGCCGTGCGGATGTACGACTACGTCACCGCCGACCGGATGAGCGCGACCGTCGACGAGCACGTCGAGATCGTCGAGCTGGTGCTCGCGGGCCGGCTGCGCAGCGCCCTCGACGCCCTCACCGAGCACGTCGGCGCGTCCAAGGACGTGGTGGTCGAGCGCGCCGCCCATGCGCTCGCGATCGCCACCCGCAGCCACATCGACGGCCGGAGCCCTTTCCCCGCCGCCGACGCCCCCGAACTGAGCACTGCCGACGGACGGAGCCCCCGATGACCTCTGCACAGACCCGCGGGACCACCCCGTCCACGACCGCCCCCACCGAGCGGGTGCGCGAGGCGTACCGCCGCGACGCGGCCGCCGGGCGCCCCGAGGTGTGGCTGACCCTGCGGCCCGAGGCCGACGTGCTGGCGGACGCCGCCACGGTCGAGTCGCGTCTGGCCGCAGGAGAGGACCTGCCGCTCGCGGGCCTGGTCCTGGCGGTCAAGGACAACGTCGACGTGGCCGGCCTGCCCACCACGGCGGGGCACCCGGACTTCGCCTACACCCCGGAGCGCACCGCCACCGCGGTGCAGCGCTTGATCGACGCGGGCGTGGTGGTGATGGGCAAGACGGCCCTGGACCAGTTCGCCACCGGCCTCACGGGCGCCCGGAGCCTTGCCGGGGCGGTGCGCTCGGCGGCGGACCCCGAGCGCGTCAGCGGCGGGTCCAGCTCCGGATCAGGCGCCGCAGTGGGCCTGGGCATCGCCGACCTGGCGATCGCCACGGACACCGCGGGGTCCGGACGCGTGCCCGCCGCCTTCAACGGCGTCATCGGCGTCAAGCCCACCTACGGCCTCGTGCCCAAGGACGGCGTGGTGCCGGCCTGCCCCTCGTACGACTGCGTGACGGTGCTCGCGCCGAGCCTCGGGCTGGCCACTCAGGCGATCCGGACGATGACGGGCCCGTCCGCGCTCGACCCCGCCTCGCGCGACTGGCCGTCGGACGCCCGGCTGGGCGCGCCCGCCGCCCCGCGGGTGGCCGTCCCCCGCGACGAGGACCTGGACACGCTCGGCCCTCAGGCCCGGGAGCACTTCGCCGCCGCCGCCCAGCGGCTCGAGGCGCGTGGGGCCGTGGTCGCCACGATCGACCTGACGCCGTTCGTGCACGCGGCCCGCCTGCTCTACGACGGCGCCCTCGTCGCCGAGAGGCACGCGTCCTTCGGGGAGTTCCTCGCCGCCCACCCCGAGCACGCCGAGCCGTCCGTCGCCGCGATCGCCTCCGTCGCCGCCCAGGTCACCGGGTCCGCGGTGGTCCGCGACCAGGAGTTGCTGCGCTCGCTGCGGGCCGAGGCGATGGCCGCGTTCGAGGGCTTCGACGCCCTGCTGACGCCCACCGCTCCCAGCCACCCCACGGTCGCGGCGGTGCTGGCCGATCCGATCGCCGTCAACTCGGGGCTCGGCGTCTACACCAACTTCGTCAACCTGCTCGGCCTGGCCGCGGTGGCCGTGCCCGCGGGGGAGTCGGCATCCGAAGGGCTGTTCGGCGTGACGGTGGTGACCCGCGCCTTCGAGGACCAGGTGGGCCTGGACCTGGCCGGGTGGCTCCTCGACGAGGAGCCCGGGCAGCCGTACCCGACCACGGGCGTCCCCACGGTCGTGTTCGGGGCGCACCTGCGCGGCGAGGCCCGCAACCACGAGCTGGAGGAGCTCGGCGCGCGGTTCGTCCGTGAGGTCGTCACCGCCCCGGACTACCGCATGCACGTGACGGATGACGGCGGCCGACCCATCGTGGTCCCCGCCGCGGCCGGCGCCGGCCAGTCCTTCCCCGGCGAGGAGTGGCTCCTTTCGGAAGCAGCGCTCGGCCGGCTCGTCACGAGGGTCGCCGCGCCGCTGGCCCTCGGGCACGTGACCCTCGCCGACGGCTCCTCGGTGGTCGGCTTCGCGGGCGCCGTCATCGGCCACGAGGGCGACATCAGCGCCGCCGGCGGGTGGCGCGCCCACCGTCGAGGGCTCGACGCCCTGCTCGTCCACTGACCCGTCCGCTCCCAGACTCGCCCACCCCCCGGAAGAAGAGGCAACCATGAAGCGCTCTCCCCGTCCCCTCGCCTCCGTCGCGACAGCGGCACTGCTCGTCGCGGCCCTCGCCGCCTGCGGCTCGGCTGAGGCCGAGACCACCGCGGCCGACGGCTCGACCCTCGTGAAGGTCGGCACCCTCAAGGGGCAGCCGCACCTGTTCCACCCGCACCTGTACGCCGACCGGGCCACGGACGACATCACCTTCGAGGTCGTCCAGTTCGACACCTCGCCCGACATCAAGAACGCGGTGGTCAGCGGCAACATCGACTTCGGCGTCACCGGTGTGCCGTCGGCGCTCTCGGGGGCCGCGGCCGGGCAGGACGTCGTGGTGGTGGCCGGCGCGGCCGACGGCGGCTCAGGCATCGTGGGCAACGCCGACATCACCTCGGTGAAGGACCTGGTGGGCCGCACCGTCGGGTTCCCGCAGGGCTCGTCGCAGGAGATCCTGCTGCGGCTCACGCTGGAGGCCAACGGCATCGACATCGACGACCTCACGCTGGTGAACCTGTCGTTCTCCGACATGGCGAGCGCGCTGGCCAGCGGCAAGATCGACGCCTTCTCGAGTGCCGAGCTCGGCCCGTCGATCGCGCTGCAGGCAGGCGCCCGCCAGGTCGTCTCCCCGTACGACACGCCTGTCGGCAAGGTCAACATCGGACTGGTGACGACCCAGCGGCTGATCGACGAGGACCCCCAGCTGGTGCAGTCGGTGGTCAAGACCCACGTGCGCGCCACGGCCTACATGGTCTCCAACCCTGACGAGTGGGCCGCCGGCGTCGTCGAGAAGTACGGCCTGGACGCGGCGGTCGTGGAGACGGCCATCGCCAACATCTGGCCGCGGTGGGACCTCGACGACGAGTACCTGGCCCAGGTCGACGCGCTCACCGAGCAGATGCACGCCCTCGGGTACATCGAGTCCAAGCCCGCCGCAGCGGACGTGGTCGACCGCACGTTCGTCGCAGCGGCGAAGTCCTCCTGATCCGCGGCGCCTGGCCAGGCGAGTCGCCTGGCCAGGCGCCCCACCCACCGCAAGGAGGTCCGATGACCACCCCGACCTTGACCCCCGGATCCGCCGCCCCCGCGGCTGCCCGCCAGCCGTCCCCCGACGCTCAGCAGGGGGCTCGCCGTCGACCAGCGCCGCTGCTCCGCCGACGCGCGCCACGCGCGAAGTCCCGCGACTGGAAGGGCGGGCTGCGCGCCGTCGGCCTCGCGCTCCCCGTCCCCGTGATCGTCCTCGTGCTGTGGCACCTGGGCGTCCGCAACGCCTGGACCCTGCCGTTCGGCATCCAGATGGCCTTCGTGCCCACCCCGGGCGAGGTGCTCAGCCGCATGGTGGACATCGCCGTCGGGTCGGAGAAGGACGCCTTCAGCGGGAGCT
The sequence above is a segment of the Cellulomonas chengniuliangii genome. Coding sequences within it:
- a CDS encoding GntR family transcriptional regulator, which codes for MDATPARASRSDAVYAALRDELMSGRVSPWERLGEERLAERYAVSRTPVREALARLLADGLVEKRSGGLYLYTPTFEDLAALYELRVLLEVQGIRRVVDDPTLTHDRALLEPELEAWHGLRDERPAPTPDFVTVDERFHTVLLASSGNRALSGALTQVNQKIRAVRMYDYVTADRMSATVDEHVEIVELVLAGRLRSALDALTEHVGASKDVVVERAAHALAIATRSHIDGRSPFPAADAPELSTADGRSPR
- a CDS encoding ABC transporter substrate-binding protein, with protein sequence MKRSPRPLASVATAALLVAALAACGSAEAETTAADGSTLVKVGTLKGQPHLFHPHLYADRATDDITFEVVQFDTSPDIKNAVVSGNIDFGVTGVPSALSGAAAGQDVVVVAGAADGGSGIVGNADITSVKDLVGRTVGFPQGSSQEILLRLTLEANGIDIDDLTLVNLSFSDMASALASGKIDAFSSAELGPSIALQAGARQVVSPYDTPVGKVNIGLVTTQRLIDEDPQLVQSVVKTHVRATAYMVSNPDEWAAGVVEKYGLDAAVVETAIANIWPRWDLDDEYLAQVDALTEQMHALGYIESKPAAADVVDRTFVAAAKSS
- the atzF gene encoding allophanate hydrolase gives rise to the protein MTSAQTRGTTPSTTAPTERVREAYRRDAAAGRPEVWLTLRPEADVLADAATVESRLAAGEDLPLAGLVLAVKDNVDVAGLPTTAGHPDFAYTPERTATAVQRLIDAGVVVMGKTALDQFATGLTGARSLAGAVRSAADPERVSGGSSSGSGAAVGLGIADLAIATDTAGSGRVPAAFNGVIGVKPTYGLVPKDGVVPACPSYDCVTVLAPSLGLATQAIRTMTGPSALDPASRDWPSDARLGAPAAPRVAVPRDEDLDTLGPQAREHFAAAAQRLEARGAVVATIDLTPFVHAARLLYDGALVAERHASFGEFLAAHPEHAEPSVAAIASVAAQVTGSAVVRDQELLRSLRAEAMAAFEGFDALLTPTAPSHPTVAAVLADPIAVNSGLGVYTNFVNLLGLAAVAVPAGESASEGLFGVTVVTRAFEDQVGLDLAGWLLDEEPGQPYPTTGVPTVVFGAHLRGEARNHELEELGARFVREVVTAPDYRMHVTDDGGRPIVVPAAAGAGQSFPGEEWLLSEAALGRLVTRVAAPLALGHVTLADGSSVVGFAGAVIGHEGDISAAGGWRAHRRGLDALLVH